Proteins co-encoded in one Papaver somniferum cultivar HN1 chromosome 5, ASM357369v1, whole genome shotgun sequence genomic window:
- the LOC113280090 gene encoding putative disease resistance protein At3g14460 translates to MEAVLASGSTIGMEGLGRTTLVPESDWLSIKEYGTEDMKPILWSYDHFPSHLKRCFSYCSIFPKGYVINRETLIQLWMAEGFIPDERGTRSKEDIGNEYFESLLSCKFFVGVERNEVGNINTCTMHDHVHDLAQAVVGDNECISLNLSDLTSVSEIHRLRLTLDEDFFPTSALSDAKKLRTIIILKSGNDLDLQSFRSNDQLRVLYLRGLGAHLSELSNWSSEFKQLRYLNITSFNLSKVTNDISIHELYYLETLVLRGCRNFLNVLRGVGSLENLRNLDLSYTGIDKLPDSVTSLCNLQRLDLNNCTFLTTFPNSITRLNYLKFLDISCTPIEKLPGFISSLHNLQILDVHNCPKLKSLAESVEGLDSLREFVFIDRPQLEVLPEDFGALSQLRYLNVTGRNVKVLPKSCDKLSNLEIVDLSDL, encoded by the coding sequence ATGGAAGCGGTTCTTGCCAGCGGTTCAACAATTGGAATGGAGGGGCTGGGAAGAACTACACTTGTTCCAGAAAGTGATTGGTTGTCAATTAAAGAATATGGTACCGAAGATATGAAGCCAATACTATGGAGTTATGATCACTTTCCTTCTCATTTGAAACGGTGTTTTTCCTATTGCTCAATCTTTCCCAAGGGTTACGTGATTAATAGAGAAACACTAATCCAATTGTGGATGGCTGAGGGATTCATTCCTGATGAACGAGGCACAAGATCGAAAGAAGACATTGGAAACGAATATTTTGAGAGTTTGTTGTCGTGCAAATTTTTCGTTGGTGTAGAGAGGAACGAAGTAGGTAACATAAATACATGTACGATGCATGATCATGTTCACGATCTTGCGCAAGCTGTTGTTGGGGATAATGAATGCATATCTCTTAATCTAAGTGACTTAACCAGCGTTTCCGAAATTCATCGGTTACGGTTAACACTTGATGAAGATTTCTTTCCAACATCTGCACTAAGTGATGCAAAGAAGCTGCGCACAATTATCATCCTTAAATCAGGCAATGATTTGGATCTCCAGAGTTTCAGAAGCAATGACCAGTTACGTGTTTTATATTTGCGTGGTTTGGGTGCACACTTGTCAGAGTTATCAAACTGGAGTAGCGAATTCAAGCAATTGAGGTACCTTAATATCACCTCTTTTAATCTTAGTAAGGTGACGAATgatatatccatccatgaactATATTATTTGGAAACGTTGGTATTACGTGGGTGTCGTAACTTTCTAAATGTTCTTAGGGGTGTGGGATCTTTGGAAAATCTAAGAAACCTTGATCTCTCATATACTGGTATCGATAAACTACCTGACTCTGTCACCAGTCTCTGTAATTTGCAGAGGTTGGATCTCAATAACTGCACTTTCTTAACAACATTTCCCAACTCCATCACTCGTCTGAATTATCTAAAATTTCTTGATATATCTTGTACACCTATCGAAAAACTACCGGGTTTCATCTCTAGCCTTCACAATCTGCAGATATTAGACGTCCATAACTGTCCAAAATTAAAATCCTTAGCTGAGAGTGTGGAAGGTCTTGATAGTCTGAGGGAATTTGTTTTCATAGATCGTCCACAATTAGAAGTATTACCAGAAGATTTTGGAGCATTAAGTCAGTTAAGATACCTTAACGTAACTGGGCGTAACGTGAAAGTATTACCCAAGTCATGTGATAAGCTCAGCAATCTTGAAATTGTGGATCTTTCCGATTTGTGA